Proteins encoded together in one Aminipila butyrica window:
- a CDS encoding DNA internalization-related competence protein ComEC/Rec2: protein MRRPVAFLCGAYVLGMTAENFLKLHIMVLATAAAAIGVAIVTAGMVWRRETFSGGGFALWGGEPWKKQSLCGIAILIALLGAVQYRGALHETGVLERNQGQFLTISGQVIAAVEKDEETHQLTVVVEELEGVGKLKSRERMLLSLYGSCPDYYQLQGQQIQAAGVIELPATQRNPKAFDYRLYLKTKEISTIMSLKPNNIQLSNQVRNPYLHYIATVKYVFQQNLSGIFDRETSGLLIGMIFGDTGGIEEALYESFQKNGICHVLSVSGLHVGCLYMCINALFGGRRNLKVYGAVLAALCFYASLANFSPTVMRALLMIILHIFCKYMYCRYDMLTSAAVTMAGLLFFNPLSLLNLGFQLSYLAIFTLAVVTPAAERLWSRNLAGVISIQAGMVPISMYTFNYFSFSSFIANIPIIFLSGLLIPLGMVLLLFSMLASVLGAWKMPQQLLDGLFQIVGLLIDFFTQLLLLVNRLVFVDHISYRYVLSPPLWIILLYYGLLFFLSSEACRILWQRKDYRPMGRLILLILAISLLWGNASKDGFEKVQMTFVDVGQGDCLLITTPKGRHVLVDSGGSSRYDVGKKLLLPYLLKNGVRDIDLAVITHFHTDHAGGLYSLARELPVKRLGLYEGNRAIAGQIQEQTGISRENFLYLSRGQRLQVEEGLEIQVLYPEEKTMEEYRQLAQDQKDENESCLVMKVTLQGVSVVMTGDIDEEGEKRILEGNPGSLLKSDILKVAHHGSKYSSSTAFLDQVQPRLAVIQVGKNNYGHPAPQTLERLEEINCQVYRNDQQGAVGIEIGKGGKLKIHTMI, encoded by the coding sequence TTGAGAAGACCAGTTGCATTTTTATGTGGAGCCTATGTGTTGGGCATGACGGCAGAAAATTTTTTGAAATTGCATATTATGGTGCTGGCAACGGCAGCGGCTGCTATAGGTGTGGCAATCGTGACGGCAGGAATGGTTTGGAGGCGCGAGACCTTTTCTGGAGGTGGGTTTGCGCTCTGGGGAGGAGAGCCATGGAAGAAACAGTCCTTATGTGGGATTGCCATTTTAATAGCCTTGTTGGGAGCTGTCCAGTACAGGGGGGCTCTGCACGAGACCGGCGTACTGGAAAGGAATCAGGGTCAGTTTTTGACCATATCTGGTCAGGTTATTGCAGCGGTGGAAAAGGATGAAGAGACACATCAGCTGACAGTGGTGGTAGAGGAGCTGGAGGGAGTAGGAAAACTGAAAAGCAGGGAGCGCATGCTTCTCAGCTTGTACGGCTCTTGCCCTGATTACTATCAGTTGCAGGGACAGCAGATTCAAGCAGCTGGAGTTATCGAACTGCCGGCTACCCAGCGAAATCCCAAGGCTTTTGATTATCGCCTGTATTTAAAAACTAAGGAAATCTCTACGATTATGTCCCTGAAACCCAACAATATTCAGCTTAGCAATCAAGTGAGGAATCCATATCTTCATTACATTGCTACGGTCAAATATGTCTTTCAGCAGAATCTCAGCGGTATTTTTGACCGAGAAACCAGCGGCCTTCTCATAGGCATGATCTTTGGAGATACCGGGGGCATCGAAGAGGCGTTGTACGAAAGTTTTCAGAAGAATGGTATCTGTCACGTGCTATCGGTCAGCGGCCTTCATGTAGGGTGTCTGTATATGTGCATCAATGCACTCTTTGGCGGACGACGAAATCTGAAGGTTTACGGAGCTGTTCTGGCAGCTCTGTGTTTTTATGCTTCTTTGGCCAATTTTTCTCCGACGGTAATGCGAGCTCTGCTAATGATCATTTTGCACATTTTTTGTAAATATATGTATTGCCGGTATGATATGCTGACATCAGCAGCGGTAACGATGGCAGGGCTTTTGTTTTTCAATCCCTTATCCCTGCTGAACTTAGGTTTTCAACTGTCCTATTTGGCTATCTTTACCCTGGCGGTGGTTACTCCTGCCGCTGAACGTCTCTGGAGCCGAAATCTGGCAGGGGTAATTTCCATTCAGGCCGGCATGGTGCCGATATCGATGTATACCTTTAATTATTTTTCTTTCAGTTCCTTTATAGCGAATATACCAATAATCTTTCTCTCTGGCTTATTGATTCCCTTGGGCATGGTGCTACTGCTTTTTTCCATGCTGGCCTCTGTGCTGGGGGCATGGAAAATGCCGCAGCAGCTGCTGGATGGCCTCTTTCAGATCGTAGGCCTTTTAATCGATTTTTTTACTCAGCTGCTCTTGCTGGTAAACCGCCTAGTTTTCGTAGACCATATTTCCTACAGGTATGTGTTGAGCCCACCTTTGTGGATTATACTGCTGTATTATGGCTTGCTTTTCTTTCTATCCTCTGAGGCATGCCGTATCCTTTGGCAGCGGAAGGATTATCGGCCTATGGGACGGCTGATTTTGCTTATTCTCGCTATCAGCCTGCTCTGGGGCAATGCCTCCAAAGATGGCTTTGAGAAGGTGCAAATGACCTTTGTGGATGTAGGGCAGGGCGATTGCCTGTTGATTACCACCCCAAAGGGACGTCACGTGTTGGTAGACAGCGGAGGCAGCAGCCGATACGATGTAGGCAAGAAGCTGCTGCTGCCATACTTGTTGAAAAACGGTGTCCGGGATATTGATTTGGCAGTTATCACCCATTTTCATACGGATCACGCAGGCGGATTGTATAGTCTGGCCAGGGAATTGCCGGTAAAGAGGCTGGGGCTGTATGAAGGTAACCGGGCTATAGCTGGTCAGATACAGGAGCAGACTGGTATTTCCCGGGAAAATTTTTTATACCTGTCCAGGGGGCAGCGGCTACAGGTAGAAGAAGGGTTGGAGATTCAGGTGCTGTATCCGGAGGAAAAGACCATGGAGGAGTATCGGCAGTTGGCTCAGGATCAGAAAGATGAAAATGAATCTTGTCTGGTGATGAAAGTTACCCTGCAAGGGGTCTCTGTGGTTATGACTGGGGATATTGATGAGGAAGGGGAAAAGCGAATCCTAGAGGGGAACCCGGGCAGCTTGCTGAAATCAGATATTCTCAAGGTGGCTCACCACGGCAGCAAGTACAGCAGCTCGACGGCTTTTTTGGATCAGGTGCAGCCTCGGCTGGCGGTGATTCAGGTAGGCAAGAACAATTACGGGCATCCAGCCCCTCAGACCTTGGAGCGACTGGAAGAAATCAACTGTCAGGTGTATCGAAACGACCAGCAGGGAGCCGTGGGAATTGAGATTGGAAAAGGCGGAAAATTGAAAATACATACTATGATTTAG
- the nuoE gene encoding NADH-quinone oxidoreductase subunit NuoE, which yields MCEKCGLQEENYVADFKELAPVLEKYGSVQGSLITILQNAQDIYGYLSMDAINYISQQTGIKPAKIYGVATFYAQFRLQPIGKHLIMLCKGTACHVNGADLIEEAITEHLDIRDGETTEDGLFTLNNVACLGCCSLAPVMMIQSADGEETYGNLTKDSVKKVLAEIQARA from the coding sequence ATGTGTGAAAAGTGTGGCTTACAAGAGGAAAATTATGTTGCCGACTTTAAGGAGCTGGCTCCAGTGCTGGAAAAGTATGGTAGTGTGCAGGGAAGCTTGATAACAATCTTGCAGAACGCACAAGATATTTATGGATATCTGTCCATGGATGCGATTAACTATATTTCCCAGCAGACGGGAATCAAGCCGGCAAAGATTTATGGCGTGGCAACCTTTTATGCGCAGTTCAGATTACAGCCTATCGGCAAACATCTCATCATGCTGTGCAAGGGGACGGCCTGTCATGTAAACGGTGCAGACCTAATTGAAGAAGCGATTACAGAGCATTTGGACATCCGGGATGGAGAAACCACCGAGGACGGACTGTTCACCTTAAACAACGTGGCTTGTTTAGGCTGCTGTTCGCTGGCGCCTGTGATGATGATTCAGAGTGCCGACGGGGAGGAAACCTACGGCAATCTGACCAAGGACAGTGTAAAAAAAGTTCTGGCTGAAATTCAAGCGAGGGCATAG
- the holA gene encoding DNA polymerase III subunit delta, whose translation MAYSHKQTEKEHAFQRLAKDLKEGTIGPVVALFGREQYLVHWSSQQIAEQFIHPACRDMDLSVLEEDRITIDAIKEACETFTMMSQKRIVLVKDFPLLSGGRMKGFSESQEAELAEYVKEIPESCILIFTAESADKRKKLYKAISDRGQAYDFEALSEKALRSFVEKRFKAAGKVTKPSIINEFIQSSGYFHKESDYTLYNLENDIRKIIAYSEGPEIVLSDVLSTVSGNLETSVFAMLDAISIGRKDEAYMLLHSLLNAGENLYMILSLIASQFETILEVKEMLEEGHNQKQMQGILKIHEFRIKKALSFSGRYSVGQLKKILTKVYEIDRHIKNGLLDQHLALELFIAQV comes from the coding sequence ATGGCATATTCTCATAAGCAGACAGAAAAAGAACACGCCTTTCAGCGGCTGGCAAAAGATTTAAAGGAAGGAACCATCGGACCGGTGGTGGCTCTCTTTGGTCGAGAGCAGTATTTAGTCCACTGGTCTAGCCAGCAGATTGCTGAGCAGTTTATCCACCCGGCTTGCCGGGATATGGACTTGTCGGTCTTGGAGGAAGACCGCATCACCATCGATGCTATCAAGGAGGCTTGCGAGACCTTTACCATGATGTCACAAAAGCGGATTGTTTTGGTTAAGGATTTTCCTTTGCTGTCTGGAGGACGGATGAAAGGCTTTTCTGAAAGTCAAGAGGCAGAGCTGGCGGAGTACGTGAAAGAAATCCCGGAGAGTTGTATCCTTATTTTTACGGCGGAAAGCGCAGACAAGCGAAAAAAGCTGTATAAGGCTATCAGTGACAGAGGTCAGGCCTATGATTTTGAAGCGCTCAGTGAAAAAGCCCTGCGGTCTTTTGTAGAAAAGCGTTTTAAGGCGGCTGGCAAGGTGACTAAACCTTCTATTATAAATGAGTTTATACAGAGCAGCGGCTATTTTCATAAAGAGTCGGATTATACCCTGTACAACTTGGAAAATGATATCCGCAAGATTATTGCCTACAGTGAAGGACCGGAAATTGTGCTTTCTGACGTCCTGTCCACGGTGTCTGGCAACTTAGAGACCAGTGTGTTTGCCATGCTGGATGCCATCAGCATCGGCAGAAAAGATGAAGCTTATATGCTGCTTCATTCACTGCTGAATGCCGGAGAGAACCTCTATATGATTCTTTCTCTTATTGCCTCACAGTTTGAGACCATCCTGGAGGTAAAAGAAATGCTGGAGGAGGGCCACAATCAAAAGCAGATGCAGGGTATCCTAAAAATTCATGAGTTTCGCATAAAAAAAGCCTTGTCTTTTTCCGGCAGATATTCTGTTGGCCAGCTAAAAAAGATATTGACCAAGGTTTATGAGATTGACCGGCATATTAAAAACGGGCTGCTAGACCAGCATTTGGCTCTGGAGCTTTTTATCGCACAAGTTTAG
- a CDS encoding transglycosylase domain-containing protein: MSDEFNKKDGPNEDKLRKIDEFFNQFEERENNRSSNIEEFLSKFNEMERQEQADKVELESRRQTRMDRLNEKKSKKKDFSLARKAPASPPDEETDMKNNTDETNKKKKRRHRLNPKRFLIFLFSLGLIGCIIMGILTATIIADSPKINPNNIYSLLSESSTLYDDQGQVIDNLASFSAEGTRTNVEYDDLPQDLVDAFVSLEDKTFWKHHGFNFVRILGAVKDSLTTHKISGTSTITQQLARNLYLSETKSDRTLTRKIREAYYTILLEKHLTKEEILEAYLNTIYLGYNSYGVQAAAEAYFGKDVSDLDLLECASLATLPQAPDSYALIKKIYPENIANPNDKDILLKGDVFYYVYNNISDNRRELCLKFMEEQGKISSAEHSAALEENIKDHLKPNPTRGSDLSSYFADYVVEQVITALVEEQGKSEKDANQMIYTGGLQIYTTMNSDMQRIAETEFSKNSNFPKVANLKKDGSGNIVSDSGSILLYNYSNYLESDGSFLLKSGEYKKNTDGSLTLYKGKRLQFSRVEYQGTSDINLEYKNMYTLDDGVFYRIDGGVASIPAQYKTKDAEGNLVISSTLFKEMPKVFQDTSKGLIISSDYNTLGQKVVQPQSAMVISDPTDGSIKAMVGGRNITGRMLFNRAIKPRQPGSSIKPIAVYGPALQASADAVASGTTLKFSDSAGISKLFGNYFTAASVIDDSPLTIQGKQWPKNWYSGYRGLNTFRTSVEQSINVNAVRVFQQLGVQKSVTFLKKAGITTIEEAGAANDMNAAALALGGMTKGISPLEMSAAYGTFVNDGKYSAPMAFTKVTNNRGEVLIENAPKTTQIMDAGAAFIMRDILRSVVTKGIGSPAGFSGQPVAGKTGTTTDNYDAWFVGFTPQYSAAVWIGNDVNIELSQGSTAAAKLWSNIMSKVTASLPTGSYHAKPSNVISVTIDTISGKLPSALSSLDPRGTVRGEYFIKGTEPTSSDNVHTYVTVCADTGYLATPSCPSTRKVLGVQRPYSINPVVKDIVYEVPHTYCGIHNPDPSKYPISSSGQLNSNFNGVQAPSEEPNTNEEEPNNGSGTDGTTTPPTNGNSNGNNNSNGGNGNGNGNGNNSGNGNTDENGNSTIPDWLIPH, encoded by the coding sequence TTGTCAGACGAATTCAATAAAAAAGATGGACCCAATGAAGATAAATTGCGAAAAATAGACGAATTCTTTAACCAGTTTGAAGAAAGAGAAAATAACCGTTCTTCCAATATTGAAGAGTTCCTTTCGAAATTTAACGAAATGGAAAGACAGGAACAGGCAGATAAAGTAGAACTGGAGAGCCGGCGGCAGACTAGAATGGACAGGCTCAATGAGAAAAAATCCAAGAAAAAGGACTTTTCTTTGGCCCGCAAAGCCCCTGCCAGCCCTCCTGACGAGGAAACAGACATGAAAAATAATACAGATGAGACGAACAAGAAAAAGAAAAGGAGGCATCGATTGAATCCTAAAAGATTTCTTATATTTTTATTCAGCTTAGGACTCATCGGCTGCATCATCATGGGGATTTTAACCGCCACGATTATTGCTGATTCGCCTAAGATTAACCCCAACAATATTTATTCTCTCCTGAGCGAAAGCTCCACCCTCTACGACGACCAGGGCCAGGTCATCGATAATTTGGCCTCCTTCTCCGCAGAAGGAACCAGAACCAATGTAGAGTACGACGATTTGCCTCAGGATTTGGTAGATGCCTTTGTATCTCTGGAAGATAAGACCTTCTGGAAACATCATGGCTTTAATTTTGTCCGCATCCTTGGTGCGGTCAAAGACAGCTTGACTACGCATAAAATCAGTGGTACCAGCACCATTACCCAACAGCTGGCCCGAAATTTATACTTATCTGAAACGAAATCCGACCGAACCTTGACCAGAAAGATTCGGGAGGCCTATTATACCATATTGCTGGAAAAGCACTTAACCAAGGAAGAGATTCTGGAAGCTTATTTGAACACCATCTATTTAGGCTACAACTCCTATGGTGTTCAGGCTGCCGCCGAAGCCTACTTTGGCAAGGATGTAAGCGATTTGGACCTGCTGGAATGTGCCTCTCTGGCCACACTGCCTCAGGCTCCCGATTCCTATGCCTTGATTAAAAAGATTTACCCAGAAAACATTGCCAATCCCAATGACAAGGATATTCTCCTAAAGGGCGATGTCTTCTACTATGTATACAACAATATATCCGACAACCGAAGAGAACTTTGCCTCAAGTTCATGGAGGAGCAGGGAAAAATCAGCAGCGCTGAACATTCGGCAGCCCTAGAGGAAAACATCAAGGATCATTTGAAGCCAAACCCTACCAGGGGCTCAGACCTGTCCTCTTATTTTGCGGACTATGTGGTAGAACAAGTTATAACGGCCTTAGTAGAAGAACAAGGGAAATCTGAAAAAGATGCCAACCAGATGATTTACACTGGTGGTTTGCAGATTTACACCACCATGAATTCCGACATGCAGCGGATTGCTGAGACCGAATTCTCTAAAAACAGCAATTTCCCGAAGGTAGCCAACCTGAAAAAAGACGGAAGCGGCAACATCGTCAGCGATTCCGGCAGTATCCTGCTGTATAATTACAGCAATTACCTTGAATCCGACGGCAGCTTCCTATTGAAATCCGGTGAATACAAAAAAAATACGGACGGTTCTCTGACCTTATATAAAGGAAAGCGGCTCCAGTTTAGCCGAGTGGAATATCAGGGCACCAGCGATATAAACCTGGAATACAAGAACATGTATACCTTAGATGACGGCGTATTTTACCGCATCGACGGCGGCGTAGCCTCCATTCCTGCCCAGTATAAGACCAAAGATGCAGAAGGAAACTTGGTCATCTCCAGCACCCTGTTCAAGGAGATGCCAAAGGTATTTCAAGATACCTCCAAGGGCCTGATTATCTCCAGCGATTACAACACTCTGGGCCAAAAAGTAGTACAGCCACAATCAGCCATGGTGATCTCCGATCCTACCGACGGATCCATCAAGGCTATGGTAGGAGGCCGGAATATCACCGGGCGGATGCTGTTCAATCGAGCTATCAAGCCAAGACAGCCGGGTTCCTCCATTAAACCAATTGCGGTATATGGGCCGGCACTCCAAGCTTCTGCCGATGCTGTAGCCAGCGGCACCACACTGAAGTTCAGCGACAGTGCTGGCATCTCTAAACTCTTCGGCAATTACTTTACGGCAGCCAGTGTTATCGATGACAGTCCGCTGACCATTCAAGGGAAACAGTGGCCGAAAAACTGGTATTCCGGCTATCGGGGACTAAATACCTTTAGAACTTCGGTAGAGCAGTCCATCAACGTTAACGCCGTACGGGTATTCCAGCAGCTGGGTGTCCAAAAGAGCGTTACCTTCCTGAAGAAGGCAGGCATTACCACGATTGAGGAAGCAGGTGCTGCGAATGATATGAACGCAGCGGCTCTGGCTCTAGGCGGTATGACCAAAGGCATCTCTCCGCTGGAAATGTCCGCCGCCTACGGAACTTTTGTCAACGATGGCAAGTATTCCGCCCCGATGGCTTTTACGAAAGTCACCAACAATAGAGGCGAAGTGCTCATTGAAAATGCACCAAAGACAACGCAGATTATGGATGCCGGTGCCGCCTTTATCATGCGGGATATCCTGCGCAGCGTCGTCACGAAAGGCATCGGCTCCCCTGCCGGATTCTCTGGTCAGCCGGTAGCCGGTAAGACCGGTACGACTACTGATAATTACGATGCTTGGTTCGTAGGCTTCACGCCACAATATTCAGCGGCAGTTTGGATTGGTAACGACGTCAACATCGAACTAAGCCAGGGCAGTACGGCAGCAGCCAAACTCTGGAGCAATATCATGAGCAAAGTGACCGCCAGCTTACCGACAGGCAGTTACCACGCCAAGCCGAGCAATGTCATCAGTGTCACGATTGACACCATAAGCGGAAAACTGCCGTCTGCCTTGAGTTCCCTGGACCCGAGAGGTACTGTCCGCGGTGAATATTTCATCAAGGGAACGGAACCGACCTCCAGCGACAATGTCCACACTTATGTGACCGTATGTGCAGACACGGGCTATCTGGCCACGCCATCTTGCCCTTCCACGAGGAAGGTGTTGGGCGTACAGCGGCCTTACAGCATCAATCCGGTCGTAAAGGATATCGTCTACGAAGTTCCGCACACCTATTGCGGCATCCACAATCCGGACCCAAGCAAATATCCGATCAGCTCCAGCGGGCAGCTTAACTCCAACTTTAACGGCGTACAAGCTCCATCAGAAGAGCCAAATACCAACGAAGAAGAGCCGAATAACGGCAGCGGTACAGACGGAACAACGACTCCGCCTACCAATGGAAACAGCAACGGAAATAATAACAGCAATGGCGGCAACGGGAATGGAAATGGAAACGGGAACAACAGCGGAAACGGCAACACCGATGAAAACGGCAACAGCACGATTCCCGACTGGCTAATCCCACATTGA
- the iadA gene encoding beta-aspartyl-peptidase, translated as MITLIKNAKVYQPECAGVKDILLIDGKISTIGENISLEIKNAEGVLVEIDGSGMVAIPGLIDPHTHLLGGGGEGGYKTRTPEAMLTDFTTAGVTTAVGCLGTDGVTRNMISLLAKAKGLEEEGLSTYVYTGSYHVPPVTLTGDVMKDFLLADKVIGVGEVAISDHRSSQPSSQEFRRLSADARVGGMLSGKAGIMNIHLGDGSRMLELILDTVENTEIPITQFLPTHINRNPALFEEGIRYAKGGGYVDFTASKDPEYWEAEGEVRTSKGIKRMLEEGVSPDQFTISSDAQGSLPLFNEKMECIGLGVGKSDTILPEIRSCVLDLGIPLETVLRASTANPARILKLTSKGRIAPGFDGDLCLLEETTLELDTVLCKGQIMVRSGKPVVLGTFQQG; from the coding sequence ATGATTACACTTATTAAAAATGCAAAGGTTTATCAGCCGGAATGTGCAGGTGTAAAGGACATCTTGCTGATTGACGGGAAGATTAGTACGATTGGGGAAAATATTTCCCTGGAAATAAAGAATGCCGAAGGAGTCCTGGTAGAAATTGACGGCTCTGGCATGGTGGCTATACCTGGTCTCATCGATCCCCACACTCATTTGCTGGGTGGCGGCGGCGAGGGCGGCTATAAAACCAGAACGCCAGAAGCCATGCTGACCGATTTTACCACCGCCGGTGTGACCACTGCGGTAGGCTGTTTGGGTACGGACGGAGTTACCAGAAATATGATTTCTCTTTTAGCCAAGGCTAAGGGGTTGGAGGAAGAAGGTCTGAGCACTTACGTCTATACGGGTTCTTATCATGTGCCGCCGGTAACGTTGACAGGAGATGTCATGAAGGACTTTTTGCTGGCGGATAAGGTCATCGGGGTAGGAGAGGTGGCCATCTCTGACCACCGCTCTTCACAACCTTCATCTCAAGAGTTTCGCCGATTGTCGGCGGATGCCAGAGTAGGTGGTATGCTTTCTGGAAAGGCTGGTATTATGAATATCCACCTGGGAGATGGCAGCCGAATGCTGGAGCTGATTTTAGATACAGTGGAGAATACAGAAATTCCAATCACCCAGTTTTTACCGACTCATATTAACCGAAATCCGGCTCTTTTCGAGGAAGGTATCCGCTATGCTAAGGGCGGCGGTTATGTGGACTTTACTGCCAGCAAGGATCCGGAATACTGGGAGGCGGAAGGAGAAGTACGCACCAGCAAAGGCATCAAGCGCATGTTAGAGGAAGGGGTTTCCCCGGATCAATTCACTATTTCCTCCGACGCCCAGGGCAGTTTGCCGCTGTTTAACGAGAAGATGGAGTGCATAGGTCTGGGGGTAGGAAAATCTGACACTATTTTACCAGAAATCCGTTCTTGCGTTTTAGATTTGGGTATTCCTTTGGAAACTGTTCTGAGAGCATCTACGGCTAATCCAGCCAGGATTTTAAAACTTACTAGCAAAGGCCGGATTGCTCCTGGTTTTGATGGGGACCTCTGTCTACTGGAAGAAACGACTCTGGAGTTGGATACGGTATTGTGCAAGGGACAGATCATGGTCAGAAGCGGGAAGCCCGTGGTGCTGGGAACCTTTCAACAGGGATAG
- a CDS encoding DMT family transporter: protein MFHILSNTSKQVKADLMLILVTLCWGVSYLLLDICLKEIPPLTLNAYRFLIAFFMAAILAFPKMRKVNRSTLRYSALIGLALTLVYIGATYGVLYTSLSNAGFLCALTVVITPILTFIIKKERPGNKLVLVLLLCLTGIALMTLNGEFKPALGDILCIMCAFAYAVDLIITDRAVHREEVNAFQVGVYQLGFTGSYMLVLALLLETPNLPKTPGVWAAMIFLAIFCTGVAFIVQVVAQQYTSANHVGVIFALEPVFAAVAAFLFAGERLLMRGYVGAVFMLAGILLMEVDVKALFSKGQKLEKNLPLEANPPSNRQED, encoded by the coding sequence ATGTTCCACATACTTTCAAATACGTCAAAGCAAGTTAAAGCCGATTTAATGCTGATATTGGTCACCCTTTGCTGGGGTGTCTCCTACCTTCTACTGGATATCTGTCTGAAGGAGATTCCTCCGCTGACTCTGAATGCTTATCGATTTTTGATTGCCTTCTTTATGGCTGCGATTCTGGCTTTCCCAAAGATGCGGAAAGTTAACAGAAGTACCCTACGCTACAGTGCCTTAATCGGGCTGGCTCTGACGCTGGTGTACATCGGCGCCACCTATGGGGTACTTTATACCAGCCTTTCTAATGCTGGCTTTCTCTGTGCCCTGACAGTGGTCATCACGCCTATTCTTACCTTTATTATAAAAAAGGAGCGGCCTGGAAACAAATTGGTGCTGGTACTTTTGCTTTGCCTGACCGGCATCGCCCTGATGACCCTCAACGGAGAGTTTAAACCAGCCCTGGGAGATATCCTCTGCATCATGTGTGCCTTTGCCTATGCGGTGGATTTAATTATCACGGATCGGGCTGTGCATCGGGAGGAAGTAAATGCCTTTCAAGTAGGCGTGTATCAATTGGGGTTTACCGGATCTTATATGCTGGTGCTGGCTCTTTTGCTGGAAACGCCCAACTTGCCTAAAACCCCCGGGGTGTGGGCAGCCATGATTTTTCTGGCAATCTTCTGCACGGGCGTCGCCTTTATTGTTCAGGTGGTGGCCCAGCAGTACACGTCCGCCAATCACGTCGGAGTTATCTTTGCCCTGGAGCCGGTATTTGCAGCGGTGGCGGCTTTCCTTTTCGCAGGAGAACGGCTGCTGATGAGGGGCTATGTGGGCGCCGTGTTTATGTTGGCGGGAATCCTTCTTATGGAGGTCGACGTAAAGGCTCTCTTCTCGAAGGGACAAAAGCTGGAAAAAAATCTACCTTTGGAAGCAAATCCGCCTTCAAACCGGCAAGAAGATTAA